Part of the Virgibacillus natechei genome is shown below.
CTGGAGCGTATGGTACAAACCCTTATATTTTATTGAACTGGCAGGATAGTGTAAATGATACATTTACACTGGCACATGAGCTCGGACATTCTGTGCATAGCTATTATTCAAGAAAAGCTCAAGCATTCCGTTATGGAAACTATTCCATTTTCGTGGCAGAAGTGGCTTCAACAACAAATGAAGCTTTGTTAAATGACTATTTATTAAAGAATCTTGATGATGAAAAGCAAAAGCTATACTTGCTAAACCATTACCTGGAAGGCTTTCGTGGTACTGTTTTTCGCCAGACGATGTTTGCTGAATTTGAGCACGATATTCACAAACGTATGCAAGACGGTGAAGCATTAACCGCTGAAAAATTAACGGAAATTTATCATGACCTAAACAAAAAATACTTTGGTGATGAAGTCGTTTCGGATGAAGAAATTGGCCTAGAATGGGCGAGAATTCCACACTTTTACATGAATTATTATGTGTATCAATATGCAACAGGCTATTCCGCGGCAACTGCACTTGCCAATCAAATACTGGAAGGAAAAGAAGGGGCAGTAGATCGTTATATTAATTTTCTTAAAGCTGGGAGCAGTGAGTATCCAATCGAAATATTGAAAAAAGCCGGTGTAGATATGACATCCAAACAACCAATTTTAGATGCACTCGATGTGTTTGAGGAAAAATTAAACGAAATGGAAGAATTACTATTGAAATAAAGAACAAAAGCGCAAGCGCCCGGTTAGCGACGTACGGACTGGACTGAGCCGGAGGAGATAAAGGAAACACGGTGACGAAAGGAGCCGATGTTGACTTTCACCACAAGGGTATAAGTGCGACTAACCCTCTGGCGGAGCCAATCGGCAAGTCTTCTTTATCGTACGGAGGTGAAGGAAGTCGCGCTAGTCGCTGGGCGCTGGAGTTGGACGTGGATATTTCGGTAACTAAGTTATCCACAGCTTTTAAATTCTATAGTTTCCTAAGCAAATAAAAACAGGATGACCGCGCTTGGTCATCCTGTTTATTTATCTCATTCCTTTGTATACTCCTTTCTGAGTGAATGAAAAAATTGTTAAGTAGATGGTTATAAATAATAAGGGCAATGTCAAAAAAACAGGGATAATTTGCATAAGACCAAGGATATTTAAGACAAAAGCAAATCCAGTCAGAAGGATGAAAAGGAAGGGGAGGAGATGCTCCATTTTGTTCACTCCTATCACTTTTAATTTGGCAGATAGCAAAGTATAAACTTCCCTACTTTTAGTGCCAAGTTTTCTAAATATGTTATATCATATGTTACTATTTTTTGAATTAGAAGTGACATTTTTGTGAAATGATGCACATACTTATTGTTTATTTATTAATTTACTGGTATATTTAAAATGTAAGTTAATCACAAACAAACAACCCCTTTGTTTGATCATGAAACTTTCTCCCATCCCCCTCTTTGTAGTTATACAAAGAAGAGAAAATATAAAGGATATACGCTGCCCCGTATATCCTTTTATTTTTGCATAGGAAACTATTGAATTTAAAAGCTGTGGATAACTTATACACTGGAATAGCCACGTCCAGCTCCAGCGCCCAGCAACTATCAAACTTCACACTCCTCCACTACGATAAAGAAGACTTACTGATTGCCAAGCCGGAGGCGTAGGCAGAAGTAAAGTCGCACTTATGCCCTGTGGGTGAAAAGAAGACTTGCCGATTGGCTCTGCCAGAGGCTTAGTCGCACTTATACCCTTGTGGTGAAAGTCAAGATCGACTCACTTGTCTTAAGGAAGGCCGACTAAAACCGGGCTTGCGCTCAGGCGCCGGCATACCCCTATGAAGGGGCATGTTTCCTTTTCGCTTTCCAAGCATAAGATTCACTTTGACTTTCTCCATTATTGGAGATAAGTCAAGTTCATCTAATCTCATTGCGGAGTGGAAGTTCAACTAAAACCGCCACTTTGCGTGGCAACGTTGAACCACCCGCGATGCGCTGAGCGCAGTTTGTACGTTGTTAAACGGGCGCTTGCGCTTTTGTTCTTTATTATCTCCGTTTAGCGGACACGGCACGTCCTGGGACTGCGCGTAAATGCTCGCCCCACCCGAAAACATTTGTGCGTTGAACCGCCTACGGAATGAAGTTTTAGATTATTTAATGTATTTCCAGAAAGATCCATATTTAACTGGGATCCTCTCTACTTTTTGAACTAACTGTAATTTTTTCATTTCTTTTTCTGTTTTTGCGAGTGTCCAGTCATATACGACAGCTATTTCTTTGTTACCAACCATTCCATAGTGGGATAGGAAATCTTCCAATGGTGGCTTTTCAGAAGGGATTGGCTGTTGCTGTAACATTTCAGTAAGGACAATCACATAAATATCATACGGATAGACTCCAGATATCTTAATTCCTTCCTGCTCAACAATCTGATTGAAAAAAACGATGGTAGGGATATAGTCTACTTCCATTTCCTTTGTTAATTTCAAGTCAAGATCTAATGCTTTTTTGGCTGAATCTGAGTATAAATCTTGCTCAAATTCGTTTAGATCCAGATTTGCTTCTCTTGCGCATTGATATAGTACTTCTTCATTAGAAATATCTTGCTTCATCAGAAATAAATTTTCCTGTAGCCTACGTAAAAAAACTCTACCCGACTTTTTCCCTTGTAGCTCTGCTGCTTTAATCCCCAAAGAGGCTAGTCGAGGGGAAGCTATAGGATTTTCAATCCATAAATCTCCATCACAGCTCATACCAGTTCGCTTCGCTGTTTTTTCCCAAATATCCCGTAGTTTTCTTGGTTTATCGAATTGATCTTTATTTAACATATTTGATTGACCACTTATAATAGGACGGATTGTGAAAAAGCGTCCATATTCCATAGACAACTTTTTTAAGTATGGCTCCAGAGACCAACATTCTGGACAAAGAGGATCAATAAAAACATACATTTCAATCGGTTTTTGTACAAAATCAAAAAAGCTGTATTTAGACGATGTGTTTGATTGATTTGAGCTTTTGAGCCCAGCATGATTCCAACTCACATCGATTCTCCTTTCTCTCATTCCGGTGTGTTCATCATATGGTTAGCAGTCATCGTTAACTTATCAAATATTGCGGTACGATATGGCTCTTCTATATGGGCTTCAAGTAGCGCTTCTTCCATACATGCAAGCCAGGCTTCTTTGCGTTCTGGATTTATAATAAAAGGTAAATGGCGTCTTCTTAGCATCGGATGACCGCGTTCTTCGGAATATAATTTAGGTCCCCCTAGAAATTGAGTTAAAAATAAACGTTGTTTCCAGGATGTTTCCGTTAAATCATCAGGAAAAATAGGAATTAATGCTGGATGATTTCCAACTCGTTTATAAAATGCTGTTACTAGCCTCTCTATTGCATCAGAACCGCCAATTGCGTTAAATATATTTCCATATTGTGTTTGTTGAGTCATCCATAACTCTCCTTGCTTGTTTATTCTTTAATTGTAGCAACGGAATTATGTGTGTTCAACTTATCTGATTGTAGGCTTCTAATTAAATGGTACGAAAGAATCGCTCAATTTTATTTGGTGTATTTCTTCTTTGTATATCGTGAGCTGCTAAAAGTGATTCAAATACGTGGATTCCAATTTTCTTAGAAGATGCCTCTACTTCAAGCTCATAATCTTCTTTACCATTAAATGTACTAAAGTCAAGCACAATTAATGCATCATTGTATGCAGTTTCGCGTCGTTTCGTTGTTAAGTTACCATAATAATGGAGGCTGTCAGGTGAAACACCTTTCGCCCGTAATTGTTTTGTTGTATTTGGTTTTGGGCTTATTGCACCTTGAAACCAATCTGCTGCTTCTTTTTTTGTTAAGGAGTCATGTGTTTCCAACAATCCATCGTCATGGGGCTCTTTCAACGTTAATTGATAAGCACCGTCTTTTTCCCTTATTCTTAGTGCGCTCCCCATATTTTTTAATGCATAATCTTTCGTCTCGAAATAGTAGTTTGTTTGTGTTTTACTTTGTTCGGGGAAAGGTAAGTTGTACAATAAACGATCAAACTCTTCTTTCGTCAATAAATTTTTATATTCAATTTCAATTTCCTGTGTCATCGCTAACCCCCTAAAAATGAAGTCAAACAAGTTATTACTGATTATGGACAATAAATTTAGAATATGCAAAGGTTAGCCATTTCCATATATTATGATAAAATGAATTTGATACGAAATAGCGCGTGTTCAAAAGTAAGTGATTAGCTTACGGATAGGTCATGAACAAATTTTTACAGGTGGTGTTGATAGTGAACTGGGAAGCAATGCTTGCCCCTTATGCACAAGTTATTGAAGAATTGAAGGTAAAATTAAAAGGAATGCGATCACAGTTTGATTATGAATCCAGTCATTCCCCGATTGAATTTGTAACCGGTAGAGTAAAACCGATTCCGAGTATATTGGAGAAGGCTGAAAATAGACAGATTCCTCTAGAGCATGTAGAAAGGGATATGCAGGATATTGCGGGGGTGCGTGTAGTATGTCAATTTGTTGACGATATATACACGATTGTGAATATGCTCCATACTCGAAATGACTTGACGATTGTTGGGGAAAAAGATTATATCTCTGAAAAAAAAGATAGTGGTTATCGTTCTTATCACATGATTATTGAATATCCAGTAGAAACAATTAAAGGTATTAAAATGGTAATTGCAGAAATCCAAATACGTACATTAGCAATGAATTTTTGGGCTACAAACGAGCACTCCTTAAATTATAAATATAAAGGAAATATACCAACCGAAATTAAGGAGAGATTACAAAGAGCTGGAGAAGCAGCCTTTAAATTAGACGAAGAAATGTCAAAAATAAAAGATGAAGTACAAGAAGCACGTCGTATTTTTCATGAAAAAAATAAATAGGTTACGTTCATTTATTTTACAGTATTTAGAATAAAAGGGGCTGTCATGTTATGAAATTTAAAATTGTATCCAAAGGCGACGAACGATCCAATACTATTAAAGCTACAATGAAGCAATATTTAACCGAATTTGACTTAGAATATGATAAAGAAGAGCCAGATCTGGTTATTTCTGTAGGTGGGGATGGAACATTTTTAGAAGCATTTCATCGATATCACCACCGGTTGGAGTTAACTGCTTTTATTGGCGTACATACAGGCCATTTAGGCTTTTATGCAGATTGGACTCCAGATGAGGTAGAAAAATTGATTATTGAAATTGCAAAGACACCTTTTCAAGTTGTGGAGTATCCTTTATTGGAAGTTATCATACGTCCTAGATCTGGCGGAAAAGAAGATCGCTTTCTCGCGTTAAATGAAACAATGATCAAAACAACAGAAGGATCGGTTGTATTTGATGTGAAAATAAAAGGGGAACATTTCGAGACATTCCGTGGAGATGGGCTATGTATATCCACACCTTCTGGCAGTACGGCATACAACAAGGCACTAGGCGGTGGAATCATTCATCCTTCGCTTGAAGCAATACAACTTACCGAAATGGCTTCCATAAATAATCGTGTATTCCGTACAATCGGTTCTCCTTTAATTTTACCGAAGCATCATACAGCATTAATGGAGCCGATGGTGGACAAGAGCTTCCTAATAGCAATTGATCATTTCACCACAAACTTTACGAATGTGAAATCAATCCAATGTCGTGTAGCCAAAGAAAGGGTTCGCTTTGCGCGGTTTAGACCATTCCCATTTTGGAATAGGGTAAGGGATTCATTTGTGGCAGAAGGCGATGGGCGCGTATAATAATGGTATATGAGGTAAAATGGACCATTACACAA
Proteins encoded:
- a CDS encoding ClpXP adapter SpxH family protein; protein product: MSWNHAGLKSSNQSNTSSKYSFFDFVQKPIEMYVFIDPLCPECWSLEPYLKKLSMEYGRFFTIRPIISGQSNMLNKDQFDKPRKLRDIWEKTAKRTGMSCDGDLWIENPIASPRLASLGIKAAELQGKKSGRVFLRRLQENLFLMKQDISNEEVLYQCAREANLDLNEFEQDLYSDSAKKALDLDLKLTKEMEVDYIPTIVFFNQIVEQEGIKISGVYPYDIYVIVLTEMLQQQPIPSEKPPLEDFLSHYGMVGNKEIAVVYDWTLAKTEKEMKKLQLVQKVERIPVKYGSFWKYIK
- a CDS encoding globin domain-containing protein, translated to MTQQTQYGNIFNAIGGSDAIERLVTAFYKRVGNHPALIPIFPDDLTETSWKQRLFLTQFLGGPKLYSEERGHPMLRRRHLPFIINPERKEAWLACMEEALLEAHIEEPYRTAIFDKLTMTANHMMNTPE
- a CDS encoding CYTH domain-containing protein, coding for MTQEIEIEYKNLLTKEEFDRLLYNLPFPEQSKTQTNYYFETKDYALKNMGSALRIREKDGAYQLTLKEPHDDGLLETHDSLTKKEAADWFQGAISPKPNTTKQLRAKGVSPDSLHYYGNLTTKRRETAYNDALIVLDFSTFNGKEDYELEVEASSKKIGIHVFESLLAAHDIQRRNTPNKIERFFRTI
- a CDS encoding GTP pyrophosphokinase, with the protein product MNWEAMLAPYAQVIEELKVKLKGMRSQFDYESSHSPIEFVTGRVKPIPSILEKAENRQIPLEHVERDMQDIAGVRVVCQFVDDIYTIVNMLHTRNDLTIVGEKDYISEKKDSGYRSYHMIIEYPVETIKGIKMVIAEIQIRTLAMNFWATNEHSLNYKYKGNIPTEIKERLQRAGEAAFKLDEEMSKIKDEVQEARRIFHEKNK
- a CDS encoding NAD kinase, which codes for MKFKIVSKGDERSNTIKATMKQYLTEFDLEYDKEEPDLVISVGGDGTFLEAFHRYHHRLELTAFIGVHTGHLGFYADWTPDEVEKLIIEIAKTPFQVVEYPLLEVIIRPRSGGKEDRFLALNETMIKTTEGSVVFDVKIKGEHFETFRGDGLCISTPSGSTAYNKALGGGIIHPSLEAIQLTEMASINNRVFRTIGSPLILPKHHTALMEPMVDKSFLIAIDHFTTNFTNVKSIQCRVAKERVRFARFRPFPFWNRVRDSFVAEGDGRV